In Deinococcus irradiatisoli, the genomic stretch AGGAAGGCACCCGGCCCTACGTGGTCTGGAATCCGCATCCCTGGCCGGTGCGGGTGTCGGTCGAGCATGAAGCGGGCGGCGTCAGGGAAGGCTTCGTGCTGCGCGACGAGCGCAGCGAAGTCGTCCCGGCCCAGTTCACCCGCTCGGAAGCGACGGTCAGCAGTTGGCGGCGGCGCCTGACCTGGGTGGCCGAGCTGCCGGCCTTCGGGCACCGGGTGTTCGTCAGCGAGAACCTTGCGCCGGACACCGAGTCGGCGGTGCCGGAAACGGTGGACGCCAGCGAGACCCATCTGGAAACGGCCACCTACCGCCTGGACTTCGATCCGGGCAGCGGCGCGCTTTCGCGGCTGCTCGACAAACGCACGGGCAGCGAGGTCTTTCAGGGTCTGGCCGCGCTGGGCACCGTCATCAAGGACGAAAGCGATACCTGGAGCCACGGGGTCTTTCGCTACGACGAGGTCATCGGTCACTTCGGAGAAGCGCGGCTCTCGCTGCTGGAGCAAGGCCCGGTGCGCAGCGCAGTGAGAAGCGTCAGCCGCTACGGCGACAGCACCCTGACCCAGGACTTCTTCCTGTACCAGGACGCCAGCTTGCCGATCGAGGTGCGGGTCCGGGTCAATTGGCACGAGCGTCACCGGGTGCTCAAGCTGCACTTCCCGGCGCACCTGCAGTTTCCGCAGGCCACCTTCGAAGCGCCCTACGGCGTGGTGACGCGCCCCGGCAACGGCGACGAGCACTCCGGACAGCGCTGGGTGGACCTCAGCGGGCTGTACCGGCCCAGCGGCGCCATTCGCGGCCTGAGCGTCATCAACGATGCCAAATCGAGCTACAGCGTGACCGACGCGGCCTTGGGCCTCACCGTGCTGCGCTCGCCGATCTACGCCCACCACGACCCCTATGTGCCGGTGCCGGGCGGCGATTACCGCTACACCGATCAGGGCGAGCAGCAGTTCACCTACTGGTTGTGGCCCCACGACGCGACCTGGCGCGAGGCCGGCACGGCGCGGCTGGCGGCGGTGCTCACCGAGGGGCCGGTGACATTGCCGGAAACGTACCATGCCGGTGACTTGCCCGGCGCCCAGGCCAACCTCAGCGTCGAGCCGGAACAGGTCGTCCTGACGGTGCTCAAGCGCTCGCAGGACGACGACGGCTACGTGATTCGTCTGCTGGAGACGCGCGGCCAGCCGTGTCAGGCGCGGGTGAAGCTGCCGTTCCTGAACCGTGAGCTGTCGCCGGAGTTGGGGGCCCACGAACTGCAGACCTGGCTGCTGCCCGACGACGGCGAGCCTCGCCCGCTGCTGCTGACCGAGTTGCCGAGCACCGAATAAATCGGGCCACACAAAAATGCCGCAGGCCTGCACGGGCCTGCGGCATTTCACTGAGCGCTCAGTGCATTTAGCGTTTGGCGTCGCTGACGAGCTTCTCGACGGCCTGCTGGGCCTCGTCGAGGGCTTCCTTGGGGCTGCGGCCGCGCATCACGTCGTCCACGGCCTTGTCGACCTGGGTGCCGTACGAGGGCACCAGAATCGAGCCGAGCCCGATATAGGTGTGCGACAAGTTGCTGACCAGCTTGAGGAACTGCGGGTTCTTGTTGGCGGTCTGGGCCGACTTGTAGGCCGGCAAATCGTTTTGCTCGGCGGCCCAGATCTTGGCGCCCTCGGTCGCCAGGAACTTGGCGAAGGCGTAGGCTTCCTTGGGGTGATCGGTGCCGCGCGGAATCTCGATGTTGAAGCCGCCGCCCCACGAGCTCGTGGCGCTGGGCGCGCCGCTCTCGGTGGGCACCTGGACGAAGCCGTACTGGAGGTCTGGCGCGCTGCGGGCCAGGGTGGTGAGGTAGTTGCCGTTCTTCACGACCATCGCGACCTTGCCGGACATGAATTCGTCCTGTGCGCCGCCGCCGAAGCCGGCCTTGAAGGCGGCGATGTTGGACGCGCCGTACTTGTCGGTCCACTTCTTGTACCAGTTCAGGACCTTCAGGGCGGTGGCGTTGTTGATCCGGGGCGTTTCGTAGTTCTTGTCCCACAGGGTATCGCCGGCGTTGTTGACCCAGCCCTCGTAGCCGAAATCGCCGAAGTTCGGGTAAAAGCCGATGCGGGTCCAGCGGGCGCCGTCTTTCTTGTCGAGCTTGGCGGCGTAGTTCCACAGGTCGTCCCAGCTCTTGGGCGGCTTGTTGGGATCGAGCCCGGCTTCCTTGAAGGCGGCCTTGTTGTAAAACAGCATCCGGGTGTCGGTCACGAACGGCAGGGCGTACTGCTTGCCGTCGTAGCTGCCGGTGGCCCACAGGTTGGGAAAGAAGCGGTCGGCGATGCTGTCGGCGCCCAGCGTGCTGAGGTTGACCAGCTGGTTGCGCGCGGCGCGCTGGCGGGTGGTGTGCAGTTCGAGCACCGCCACGTCCGGCGCGTTGCCGGCGGCCACGCCCGCCATCGTCTTGGTGATGATCTGATCGAACGGCACGCCGGTGTAGCGCACCTGCACATTCGGGTTGCGCTGGTTCCACAAATCGATGATGCGGGTGATGGTGGGCCGGCGCTGCTCGCTGAGCCAGTGCGCATTGAAGTTCAGCGTAATGGGGTTAGCGGCCAGGGCCGGTAGAACACTCGCATTGACTCCGAGCAGGGCTGCGGTGAGCAAGAGTACTTTCTTGGACATGGTTCCTCCTGAAAAGCTGGCGATTTGTCGAGTTATTTTATAGTATTAAGTAATCTCGCCTGCGTCAATGGCGACTCTATCTCATTCCCAGAAAATGGGAGCCTTCTTTTAAGCGACCGTCAAGGACAATGGACGCAGCGTGCCGTAGGGATCGCGCAGAATGCGCCCGGTGCACAGCGCCACGCCGCCCAGCGCGGTGGCGTTCTCGGCCAGGCCGCTCTCGACGATGCGCACGTCCTTGGAGAGGTAGCCGAACGAGCGGCCCTTGACCTTGTGGGCCACCGCCGCCGTCAGGTCGGGCCACGCCCGCACCAGCGTGCCGCCCAGCACGATCAGGGCCGGGTCGTAGTGGTTGACGGCGTTGACCAGCGCCGCCGAGAGGTAGAGGTAGGCCCGTTCCTTGATGCTGCGGGCCAGCGGGTCACCCTGCTCGGCCAGATCGTGCAGCTCGGCGGGGCTGCGGACGTTCAGGCCCAGCCGCTGCGCTTCGAGCATGATGGCCGGCACGCTCACCAGCGTTTCCACGCAGCCCCGGTTGCCGCACTCGCACAGCGGGCCGTCCACGTGAATGGTGGTGTGGCCGATCTCGCCGGCGAGTTCGTGCGCGCCCCGGTAGACCTGCTCGCCCACGATCAGGCCCGCGCCGATGCCGGACCTCAGCGAGATGAACAGCAGGGTGTCGACCGCCTGCCCCGCGCCGTACCAGCGCTCGCCCAGCGCGGCGGCCTTGGCGTCGTCGTCGAGCCAGCACGGAGCGCCGAATTCGGCGCTCAGCGCCTCGGCCAGCGCCACCTGCCGCCAGCCGCCGAAGTTGGGCGGCGTCAGCACCGTGCCGCTGCTGCTGTCCACCGGCCCCGGCACCCCCACCCCGATGCCCAGCAGCGGCAGCTCCGGCGCCACCACGGCCCGGACCGTTTCGCTGATCACCGTCAGGTCGTCCTGAAGCTGACGGCTGGGTTTGAAAGGCCGCTGGACGGCCGCCTGAAGTTGCCCGCTGAAATCCGCGCGGATGGCCCGCACGTGTGAGCGCGAGATTTCCACCCCGACGAGTTGCCCGCGCTCGCGGCGCAGGGTCAGCAGGGTGGGGCGCCGACCGACCTGCTGGGTTTCGGCGGGCGTTTCGGTCAGCAGGCCCAGCCGGCTGATCTCGTCGGCCATGTGGGTGATGGTGGCGGCGGTCAGGCCGGTGGCCTCGGCCAGGTTGCTGCGGGAAATCGGCTGCAACTTGCGCAGCGCTTCGAGCACCACGCTGAGGTTCTCGGCCTTGGTGTCGGGGAGGCTGCGGCCTTTGCGAACGGCCCGGGGATTGGTCAAGCGGCGCTCCTTGCGGCAAAAACGTGGCGGAATTCGGCTGCGGCAGCAGGGCGCGGAGCGCGGGTCGGCTTCAGCATAGCGCCCGCTTCACTTCATTTCCTCCTCCAGAAAGTTCACCTCCTGCACCTCGCCCGCCGTGCCCAGCCGCAGCCCCAGCACCTGGTGGGGCCGCAGCGAAACCGGGACAGCTTGCCCGGCCCAGTGCAGCGCGCCGCGGCTGGCCCGGCCGCCCCATTCGTGCAGGCGCACGATCAGGTCGCTGCCGTCCTCGGCCTGCTTGAGGGCCGTGAGGCTGACCGTTTCCAGGCCTTCGAGCCTGGCGGCGCTGAGCTGCTGGGGCAGCGTGCCAGGGTGAACGTACTCGCGGGTCAGCAGGGCCGGCTGCTGCAGCTGCTCGGCCAGGTCCGGCACGCCGGCCGCCACCCAGTCGCCGCCGTGCGGCACCGCTTGCCAGCGCACGGTGTGGCGGCCCTGGTCGGTCACGGTATAGGTGCGTGCCGGGTCGAGGGTGGCCGGATCGTGGTGGGCGTATACCGGGCTGCGCAGCAGGGTCAGGCGCAGTTCGCCGCCCAGCACGCTGGCCGAGGACGGCCCGTCGCTGAGCAGCGAGAGCCCCGCCGGGCAGGCTTGGCCGTTTTCGCGTCGGGCGGTGCCGCTGACGTCCAGCCAGGCCTGCACCGGTTCCTCCTGACCGTCGGCGGGACACTCGGCGCAGCCGTAGGGCAGGCTGAAGGTGGCCTTTGCGCCGCTCAACGCGCAGGGAAACACCAGCTGGGCAGCGTGGTGGGCTTCGTGCCAGTCGAGGGTGAGCTGCCCCCCGATCTCGCGCGAGCCGGCGTAGAGCGTGAACTGCTGGACGGCCCGCGACTGTCTCCAGCGGGTGTGCACGCGCAGGCTGGCCCGCACCGGCCCGGCCTCGGTCACCTCGATCTCGGCGTCGCCGAACACCCCCACCAGCTGCCGCAGCGCCCGGACGCCGTGGCCCCAGGTGTCGCTGTCGTCGCGCACGACCTGAAGCTGGGCGGCGGTGCCGATCAGGTACTCCAGGTTGCTGGCCTTGTCCTTCAGGCTCCGCAGGCCGCCGGTCACCGGGTCGAGTTCCAGGCGCCAGAACTCGTTTTCCAGGTGGGTGGAGCTGACCTGCAGGCTGGTCTCGGTGGGCGCAGGCGCTTCGTCCACCACCCGGTAGAGCCGGTAGCCCAGCGGCGGCAGCGCGGCCCGGAACACGAAGCGCGGTCGGCCCTCGCCGTTGACACTTTCGCTGGGCAGGCGCTGGACCACCACTTCAGCCCCGGTATCGTCGAGCAGGCGCAGGTTGGGGGTGTGCCAGTCGTTGAGTTCGAGTTCGATGGCCTCGTTTCTCTCGCGAGCGCCGGGGTTGAAGATCAGCAGCGGCACGCCGTCGCCGTAATCGGTGACCCAGGCGCCGGGTTCCCAGTGGCGGCTGCGGATGACTTCCTGCGGGGTGTGATCGCCGCTGCGGGTGTCCACCTGATCAGCCAGCGCCTGCATGGCCGCGAAGGCGACGCGCCCGGCGACGTTGAGCACTTCACCGAGTTCGCGCTGGGCCTCCTGCATGGCGCTCTCGATGGCGCTGCCGGCCAGGATGTCGTGAAACTGGTTGAACAGCAGCTGTTCCCAGGCCCGGCGCAGTTCGGCGTGCGGGTAGGGGTGAGCGTGCTGACCGGCCAGCGCCGCCAGTTTCTCGGCGCGCAGCAGGGCGTGCTCGGCGTGGCGGTTGAGGCGCTTGATCTCGGCCACCGCCGCGTAGCAGCCGCGGGCGTGGTGCTGCAGGCCGCCCCGGTAGGTGGGCGCGGGTGCGCTCCTTACTACCGTGAAGAAATTCTCGAACGAACTCAGCTGCAAGGTCGGCCAGTCGGGGCTCTCGGCCAGCTCGCGCAGGTTGGCGATGGCCCGCACGGTGGGGCCGCCGCCGTGGTTGCCCACCCCGTAGAGGCCCAGCCAGGTGTCGAGGTGGGCCGGACGCCAGGCCAGGTTGCGGCTGAGGCTGGTGTGGCTCTGCGCCGGGCTGCTGCTGTAGGTTTCCAGCCGGGCGCTGAGGATGCGGCTGCCGTCCGGCCCTTCCCAGGTGAACAGATTGCTGGGCAGTTGCAACTCGGCCGCGCCGGGGCGCATGAACACGAAGGCTTCCAGGCCCGAGAGCCGCAGCAGTTGCGGCAGGCTGGCCGGGTGGCCGAACGAGTCCGGTAAGAAGCCTACCCGCGCCCGCCGCCCCAGCAGCCGCTCGAAGGTGCGCTGGCCCAGCAGGGCCTGGCGGGCCAGCGCCTCGCCGTGCGGCAGGTTCACGTCCGTCTCCACCCACCAGCCGCCCACCGGCTCCCACTGCCCGCGCTCGGCGGCGGCGCGGACCTCGGCCAGCAGCACCGGATGCGCTTCCATCCAGGCGTACTGGGCGGCGCTGGAATGGGCGAAGACCATGTCGGGGTTTTCCTGGAGGCGGTCCAGGGCGCTGCGAAAGGTGGCCTTCACCGTTTCGTAGCCTTCGCGCCAGTCCCACAGCCACACCGGGTCGATGTGGGCGTGCCCCACCAGGTGAAATGTGACGCTCTTGCTGCGGGGACCAGGGAATTCGGCGGGATGCTCAGACATGAAAGGCTCCGGGGCAGGGCGCGTCGCGGGAGAGAGGAGGGAGTTATTTAAAAGATTTAACAAATAGGGTAAGGTGAAGTGGACGTCAACACAAGAGGACTTGTATGCCGAACGCGCCTGACCTGCCCACGCCCGCCGCCGTGTCGCTGCAACGACAGCTCGGGGGCTTCTCGCTTCACACGCCCGCCTACCGGCTGCTGCTCACCGACGGCAGCCCCTACGCCATGCTGACTGACCACCAGGGCCTGCCGTTCGCCGAGCTGTTCCTGGCCCCCAGCCTGCACGCCGCCCACGGCCTGGACCGCACCGCCCGCCTGCACCCGCCCCAGGTCGCCGAGGCGGAGGGCCACGTCACCCTGACCTTCGAACTCGGAGGCGGGCTGTGGCGGCGCAAGGCGCTGGTGCTGCGCTGCGACGAGCGCGGCATCGACGCCCAGGTGGAGATCGAGGGCGAGGGCGACCTCACCGACGTGCACCTGTTCGGCGGCTACTACAGCGGCCACCTGCGCTGGGGCAGCGGCTTTTTCGAGAGCGGCGCGCACTTCGGCAAGGTGTTCAACCCCGAGCCGTGGAAACGCGAGCGCCGCACCCTGCACGCTGGCGAGTCGAGCAGCCTCGACGTGATGGGCACCAGCGTGCCGGGCAAGCGCCACTGGTTTTTCACGCCCGCGCCGCTCGTCTACGCTTTTCAGCAGGGCGGTCCCGGCCAGGCGCTCGACGTGGTGACCCTGGTGGGCGCCGATCAGGGCGGCACGCCGGTCGAACTGGCGACCAACGTGGGGCTCAAATCGGCCGAATGGCTCTCGGCCGGCATCGTGGCGCCCATCGGGCAGCTCAACTTCAGCGCCTTTCACTACGACGCCCACGAGGGAGCTTTTTCGCTGCGGCTCAGCTACGAGGGGCAGATCCGGGTCAGCGGCACCTTCACCACCCCCACCCTGCGCCTGGCGTTCGCGCCGGACCCCTACGAGGCCATCGCACAGAATGCCGCCCGGCATCAGGCGCTGGACCTGATCGCCGCGCCGCCCACCCCGGCCCCCTGGTGGGCCACCCCGATTCAGTGCGGCTGGGGCGCGCAGTGTCACCTCGCCAACACCCGGGGCGGCCGGGCCCCCGACCACTGCACCCAGGCCAATTACGACGACTTTCTGGCCGCCCTGGACGCACACGACCTTCACCCCGGCATCCTGGTGCTCGACGACAAGTGGAGCCTGCACTACGGCACGAGCGAGGTGGACCCGGCCAAGTGGCCCGACTTGCCGGGCTGGATCGAGCGCGCCCACCAGCGCGGGCAGAAGGTGCTGCTGTGGTGGAAGGCCTGGGACGCCGAGGGCCTGCCGCCCGAGGCCTGCGTGACCGACGAATTCGGGCAGTCCATCGCCGCCGACCCGACCAGCCCGGTGTACGAGGAACTGCTGCGCGCCAGCGTGCGGCGGATGCTGCTGGAGTACGGTGCCGACGGCTTCAAGGTGGATTTCAGCGCCCGCACCCCCAGCGGCCCCGGCCTCAAGCGCCACGGCACGGCCTGGGGCATCGCGCTGCTGCACCGCCTGCTGTGGCTGCTGCGCGACGAGGCCAAGCGCTGCAAGCCCGACGCCCTGGTGATGACCCACACGCCGCACCCGGCCTTCGGCGACGCCAGCGACATGATCCGCCTCAACGACGTCAACAGTCTGGCCGACGTAAACGCCCAGATGGTGCACCGCGCCCGGGTGTCGCGCGCCGCGCTGCCGCACCACCTGATCGACACCGACAACTGGCCGATGCAGACCATCGCCGACTGGCGAAGCTACACGAGGTTGCAACCCGAACTCGGCATTCCCAGCTTGTACTTCGCCACCCACATCGACGGTGACGGCTCGGCCCTGACCCCGGACGACGCGGCGCTGATCCGCGACATTTGGGCGCAGTGGCGGGCCGCTCAGGCCGAGAAGGATTCAGAGTGAGCGCCCTGGAGACCCCATGACCACCATCCCGCGCCCCCTTACCGTTCACATGTACCACCACACCCACTGGGACCGCGAGTGGTGGAGCACCCGCGAGCGGTTCCGTTTCCGGCTGATGCACACGGTGGACGCCGTGCTCGACGCCTTGCAGGCTGACGACTCGATGGGCTGCTTCGTGCTCGACGGTCAGACCATCGCCCTGCACGATTACCTGGAAGTGCGCCCTGACCGGCGCGAGGAACTCGTCGCGCTGGTGCGGGCCGGGCGGCTGATGGTCGGGCCGTGGTTCATCCTGCCCGACGAGTTTCTGGTGAGCGGCGAGGCCACCATCCGCAACTTGTGGCTGGGCCTGCGAACGGCCCAGGCGCTCGATATTCCGCTGAGTCAGGTGGGCTACCTGCCGGACCAGTTCGGCCACATCGCCCAGATGCCCCAGATTCTGCGCGGCTTCGGCCTGCAGGGGGCGGTGGTCTGGCGCGGCTTCGGCGCTCCGCCGCTGGGCCAGGGCGCCGGCACCGGTGAAACGGGGTTTGGCGATTACCTGCATCCCAAAACCCGCGACGAGCGCTTTCCCACCGCGATGCAAAACGAGTTCTGGTGGGAAGCGCCCGATGGCTCGCGGGTGCTGGGCATCTGGCTGCCGCTGGAGTACTACCGGGGCCACTACAAGGTCCGGCCCGAAGCGCCCGACTTCACCCACGACCAGACGGTCGGCCGCGCCCGGCGCACGGTGAACTTCCTGCGCCAGTACAGCGCCACCGATCAGATCCTGGAACCGATGGGCGGCGACCATCTGCCGGTGGACGCCCGACTGCCGGGCCTGCTCTCGGACCTCAACCTGGCGCTCTCCGGCGACGAGGTGACGTACCGGCTCAGCTCGCTGGACGCCTACCTCGCGGCGGTGCGCACCCAGCAGGACCAGGTCAGCGTGGTGTGGCGCGGCGAGGGACGCGCCTTCGGCCGCAAGGCCCACCTGCTGCCGGGGGTGCTGAGCGCCCGGCTGGACCTCAAGGCCCGCAACGCTCAGGTGCAGACCGCCCTGGAGCGCTATGCCGAGCCGCTGCAGGCGCTGGCCTGGCAGCTGGGCGAGCGCTACGAGCAGGACTATTTGTGGCGGGCCTGGAGCCGCCTGATCGAGAACCACCCGCACGACTCGATCTGCGGCTGCTCCATCGATCAGGTGCACCGCGAGATGCACACCCGCTTCGACGAAGCCGGGCAGATGGCCGAGCTGCTGGCCGAGGACGCCTACGCCAGCCTCGTCAGCCGGATCGACGCCTCGTTCGCCCAGGGCGGGCTGGTGTGCAGCGTGTTCAATCCGCTCAACTGGACCCGCAGCGAGCCGGCCCGGCTGTTGCTCAACGCCAACCTGGAAATCGAGCCGAGAAGCTGGGAACTGGTGGACGACCAGGGTGAGCTTCAGCCGTTTCAGGTCCGCCCGCTGCACCACGCCACCGAGAAGGCCGAGAACTTCCCCTGGCTGGGGGCCGCGCCCACCCGTGAGCACGAGCAGAACGCCTTCACCGAGGTGCAGTTCCTGGCCCGCGAGGTGCCGGGGCTGGGCTACCGCAGCTTCGCCTTCAGGAAGCGCGCCGGCCCGCCGACACCGCTGCGGGTGCGGCCCTACGGCATCCTCGGCGACGTGGCCACGCAAAAAGGCGACGACGCGCCCGGCACATTGCGGGTCGGGCCGGGCGTGCTGGAAAACGAGTTCCTGCGGGTGGAGGTCAGCCCCGAGAACGGCAGCCTGACCCTGCACGACAAAATCAGTGGCCTGAGCTATCCCGGCCTCAACACCTTCGAGGACGGCGGCGACAACGGCGACACCTACAACTACAGCTGGCCGCTGGGCGATCAGGTCTTCAGCACCCGGAATCTGGAACCGCAACTGCTCTGGCTCGACGTGGGTCCCGTCAGCGCCACCCTGCGCGTCACCTGGAAGTGGCTTTTGCCCGCCGGCCTGAGCGCCGACCGCCAGAGCCGCAGCCCCGAGCAGGTCACCCTGACGCTGCACAGCGACCTGACCCTCAGCGCCGGAGCGCGGCGGCTGGACATCTGCACCCACTTCGACAAC encodes the following:
- a CDS encoding alpha-mannosidase; amino-acid sequence: MTPRPGVFYMIGNAHIDPVWLWNWQEGFQEIKATYRSALDRLGEDPEFVFTCSSAAHLAFIESNEPEMFAEIKARVQEGRWVLVGGWWVQPDCTLPGGEGFVRQALYGQRFFHSRFGRTARVGYNPDSFGHAATLPQLLLKSGLSHYTFMRPGPHEQALPARLFDWRAPDGSQVRTFRIPFEYCTSGADLEPHIRKCATELSGELGELMCFYGVGNHGGGPTRENLASIHRLIGAGGLPELRLSSPDAYFEAVRDLQVPVWQGELTHHAVGAYAAHSGVKRWNRQAELSLIRAEKFASLATALTGLDYPQADLDRAWTRVLFNQFHDILAGTSIESAYRDAEHEYGEALSIAQHVTNAAIQRLSWRVEIPHKEGTRPYVVWNPHPWPVRVSVEHEAGGVREGFVLRDERSEVVPAQFTRSEATVSSWRRRLTWVAELPAFGHRVFVSENLAPDTESAVPETVDASETHLETATYRLDFDPGSGALSRLLDKRTGSEVFQGLAALGTVIKDESDTWSHGVFRYDEVIGHFGEARLSLLEQGPVRSAVRSVSRYGDSTLTQDFFLYQDASLPIEVRVRVNWHERHRVLKLHFPAHLQFPQATFEAPYGVVTRPGNGDEHSGQRWVDLSGLYRPSGAIRGLSVINDAKSSYSVTDAALGLTVLRSPIYAHHDPYVPVPGGDYRYTDQGEQQFTYWLWPHDATWREAGTARLAAVLTEGPVTLPETYHAGDLPGAQANLSVEPEQVVLTVLKRSQDDDGYVIRLLETRGQPCQARVKLPFLNRELSPELGAHELQTWLLPDDGEPRPLLLTELPSTE
- a CDS encoding ABC transporter substrate-binding protein, whose amino-acid sequence is MSKKVLLLTAALLGVNASVLPALAANPITLNFNAHWLSEQRRPTITRIIDLWNQRNPNVQVRYTGVPFDQIITKTMAGVAAGNAPDVAVLELHTTRQRAARNQLVNLSTLGADSIADRFFPNLWATGSYDGKQYALPFVTDTRMLFYNKAAFKEAGLDPNKPPKSWDDLWNYAAKLDKKDGARWTRIGFYPNFGDFGYEGWVNNAGDTLWDKNYETPRINNATALKVLNWYKKWTDKYGASNIAAFKAGFGGGAQDEFMSGKVAMVVKNGNYLTTLARSAPDLQYGFVQVPTESGAPSATSSWGGGFNIEIPRGTDHPKEAYAFAKFLATEGAKIWAAEQNDLPAYKSAQTANKNPQFLKLVSNLSHTYIGLGSILVPSYGTQVDKAVDDVMRGRSPKEALDEAQQAVEKLVSDAKR
- a CDS encoding ROK family transcriptional regulator codes for the protein MTNPRAVRKGRSLPDTKAENLSVVLEALRKLQPISRSNLAEATGLTAATITHMADEISRLGLLTETPAETQQVGRRPTLLTLRRERGQLVGVEISRSHVRAIRADFSGQLQAAVQRPFKPSRQLQDDLTVISETVRAVVAPELPLLGIGVGVPGPVDSSSGTVLTPPNFGGWRQVALAEALSAEFGAPCWLDDDAKAAALGERWYGAGQAVDTLLFISLRSGIGAGLIVGEQVYRGAHELAGEIGHTTIHVDGPLCECGNRGCVETLVSVPAIMLEAQRLGLNVRSPAELHDLAEQGDPLARSIKERAYLYLSAALVNAVNHYDPALIVLGGTLVRAWPDLTAAVAHKVKGRSFGYLSKDVRIVESGLAENATALGGVALCTGRILRDPYGTLRPLSLTVA
- a CDS encoding alpha-mannosidase gives rise to the protein MSEHPAEFPGPRSKSVTFHLVGHAHIDPVWLWDWREGYETVKATFRSALDRLQENPDMVFAHSSAAQYAWMEAHPVLLAEVRAAAERGQWEPVGGWWVETDVNLPHGEALARQALLGQRTFERLLGRRARVGFLPDSFGHPASLPQLLRLSGLEAFVFMRPGAAELQLPSNLFTWEGPDGSRILSARLETYSSSPAQSHTSLSRNLAWRPAHLDTWLGLYGVGNHGGGPTVRAIANLRELAESPDWPTLQLSSFENFFTVVRSAPAPTYRGGLQHHARGCYAAVAEIKRLNRHAEHALLRAEKLAALAGQHAHPYPHAELRRAWEQLLFNQFHDILAGSAIESAMQEAQRELGEVLNVAGRVAFAAMQALADQVDTRSGDHTPQEVIRSRHWEPGAWVTDYGDGVPLLIFNPGARERNEAIELELNDWHTPNLRLLDDTGAEVVVQRLPSESVNGEGRPRFVFRAALPPLGYRLYRVVDEAPAPTETSLQVSSTHLENEFWRLELDPVTGGLRSLKDKASNLEYLIGTAAQLQVVRDDSDTWGHGVRALRQLVGVFGDAEIEVTEAGPVRASLRVHTRWRQSRAVQQFTLYAGSREIGGQLTLDWHEAHHAAQLVFPCALSGAKATFSLPYGCAECPADGQEEPVQAWLDVSGTARRENGQACPAGLSLLSDGPSSASVLGGELRLTLLRSPVYAHHDPATLDPARTYTVTDQGRHTVRWQAVPHGGDWVAAGVPDLAEQLQQPALLTREYVHPGTLPQQLSAARLEGLETVSLTALKQAEDGSDLIVRLHEWGGRASRGALHWAGQAVPVSLRPHQVLGLRLGTAGEVQEVNFLEEEMK
- a CDS encoding alpha-mannosidase, which translates into the protein MTTIPRPLTVHMYHHTHWDREWWSTRERFRFRLMHTVDAVLDALQADDSMGCFVLDGQTIALHDYLEVRPDRREELVALVRAGRLMVGPWFILPDEFLVSGEATIRNLWLGLRTAQALDIPLSQVGYLPDQFGHIAQMPQILRGFGLQGAVVWRGFGAPPLGQGAGTGETGFGDYLHPKTRDERFPTAMQNEFWWEAPDGSRVLGIWLPLEYYRGHYKVRPEAPDFTHDQTVGRARRTVNFLRQYSATDQILEPMGGDHLPVDARLPGLLSDLNLALSGDEVTYRLSSLDAYLAAVRTQQDQVSVVWRGEGRAFGRKAHLLPGVLSARLDLKARNAQVQTALERYAEPLQALAWQLGERYEQDYLWRAWSRLIENHPHDSICGCSIDQVHREMHTRFDEAGQMAELLAEDAYASLVSRIDASFAQGGLVCSVFNPLNWTRSEPARLLLNANLEIEPRSWELVDDQGELQPFQVRPLHHATEKAENFPWLGAAPTREHEQNAFTEVQFLAREVPGLGYRSFAFRKRAGPPTPLRVRPYGILGDVATQKGDDAPGTLRVGPGVLENEFLRVEVSPENGSLTLHDKISGLSYPGLNTFEDGGDNGDTYNYSWPLGDQVFSTRNLEPQLLWLDVGPVSATLRVTWKWLLPAGLSADRQSRSPEQVTLTLHSDLTLSAGARRLDICTHFDNPARDHRLQACFPLGAPAAFSSAETPFGVVERPTRLPADQRGSSEPAVHEHPQMTFVSVSGGERGLTVLNQGLPEFSADEAGTLRLTLLRSVGWLSREDLLTRAGGAGPTIQTPDAQRLGPVSAHYSLVPHAGTWHAARSWQDAHAFNAPLHTAARLSQVVPLRNRHRAEHADLPPSGQRLSLEGDVLLTALKRAEDREALIVRFVNQTPQEQAVTLSLPGLGRAERTNLREEPLEELPVEGGAVKLSARPWEIVTVALHASPDDRASH